One genomic window of Lepeophtheirus salmonis chromosome 5, UVic_Lsal_1.4, whole genome shotgun sequence includes the following:
- the LOC121118582 gene encoding prohormone-3-like — translation MGICLPIWGKKQGEVCYRDNDCESGFVCLDSANGFRSCQAPIPGDAKLGEDCRTSSDCNINRGLCCKLQRRARSQPKKVCTYFMDPDTCIGPVATSQVLSAIEHTAGEKRISGHPDDFLRLK, via the exons ATGGGAATTTGTCTACCAATTTGGGGAAAGAAGCAAGGAGAAGTATGCTATCGTGACAATGACTGCGAATCTGGATTTGTATGTTTGGACTCTGCAAATGGATTTCGCAGTTGCCAAGCTCCAATTCCTGGAGATGCAAAGTTAGGCGAGGACTGTAGAACAAGCAGTGACTGTAATATCAATCGTGGTCTTTGTTGTAAGCTACAGAGGAGGGCTAGAAGTCAGCCCAAgaag GTATGCACATACTTCATGGACCCAGATACCTGCATCGGTCCCGTGGCTACATCTCAAGTTTTATCAGCAATTGAGCATACAGCAGGAGAAAAGAGAATCTCAGGTCATCCCGATGACTTCCTCCGACTCAAATAA